Within Gemmatimonadota bacterium, the genomic segment GCCATGGCCGCTCTCCTTCACGCCGCTCTTGACCGGACCCGCCAACGGATACACGTTTCCGCCAACGTGCCGAAAAGGGCGCTTGGATTTCCTATCCCCTATCCCCTCACAGCCAACTGACCAGCCGCCCGTTAGACCACCGGGTTCTCGCCAAGATCGGTCTCCTCGAGTAGCTGAAGTGAGTGCCGGACCGTCAGGATTTCGACGTGATCATGGGAGGTAACAACGATGCCGAGGGACCGTGCCAACCTTCTTGGCTCTGCGATTGACGTACACCGTGTGGTTGCCACCTTCGCGGAGCAACTCGCAACCGTTGCTTTCGAGATGACGTATCAGATCGCGCCGCTTCACGCCGCTGGGATGCGAAGGGGTTCGCGAACGATATCGGTCTGCCCGAGTTCTTCCTCGATCAGCGCGCGACTGGCGTCTAGGACCAGCTGCACGGCTTCACGGAGATTGGCCCGAGCCTCCTCCAACGTGGCGCCCTGAGTGTTAGCGCCAGGGAGTTCCTCCACGAACCCGACGTAACCCTCAGGTACCTTCTTGAAGACTGCAGTGAACTCGCGCTGCATAGGCCTAGCCTCCATTCGGCTCGACGCGGTCGCGGCACACGCTCGCGAGGTGGGGTGAGTCGCCCAAACTCCAGGCAACTTGGAAACCCAGCACACGTTGGTAGTACTCCAACGCTGCCGTTAGATCCTCGACCGATAGAACCGGAACAGCAGCCTCAAGCACCGATGCCTTCTTGCTGTCCACCTGTTCCATAGACCTCCGCTCGCCTTGTCCGCCGAACGAATTGCGCGTAAGCTGCACGGGCTACCTGCCAATGTTGAGCCGAGGGGCCGTTCCGCGCCAGCTTCACGCGGTGCTGCTCGCCACGGGCTACGCCGCGAGCGCCGCCGCGTTCGGCGCTCGCGACCCGATGCGCGCCGGCTGTTTCTCGCTTCCCTGCTCTACCTGCCGGTGCTGTTGAGCCTGCTGCTGGGCGACGCGTTGCTCTGAGGATCGCATGTCGGTTCCGCCGCAAACGCCGAGCTTGTTCGGCACGGCCAAGTACAAGCTGGAAAGTCGACTCGTTGATTCTGCGGTTGCGCTAGGCGGGAGCGGGCCCACCACTGCTTGTCGCACCTCGCCGGTGCCTCTAGATTCCCGGGTCGTCCCCTTCCTTTCTCTTCCTCGAAGTTCTCGGAGCATAGCAGCGATGTCGTCGCTCTGGGACCGCATGCGTGAGCGGAAACTCGTTCAGTGGACGGTCGCATACCTGGCCGCGGCCTGGATGCTGCTCCAGGTGGCGGATTTGCTGGGCGAGCAGTTCGGCTGGCCCGTCGCCGTGCTGCGCGCGCTCACCCTCGCGCTGGCCGGGGGGCTGCCGCTCGCGATCGTGGTCGCCTGGTACCACGGCGAAAAGGGTCAACAGCGCGTCAGCGGGCCTGAGCTGGTCATCATCGCGACGCTGCTCGTGATCGCCGGGGCCGCCATGACCCTGGTGACGGGCCGCCGACGGGCCGCCGCGCCACTCGACCACAGCTCCGTCGCCGTGCTGCCCTTCGAGAATCTGTCGGCGGATCGGGAGAACGAGTACTTCAGCGACGGGGTGACCGAAGACATCATCACGCAGCTCTCGAAGATCGGCGGGCTGCGCGTGATCGGTCGCACGTCGGTGATGGCGTACAAAGGCAAGCAGATCCGGCTCCGTGCGGTCGGCCAGGAGCTCGGGGTGGCGCACGTGCTGGAGGGAAGCGTCCGCCGCATTGGCAACCGGGTGCGCATCACAGCGCAGCTAGTCAATGCGGCGACGGAGGGTCATCTGTGGGCGGAGACGTTCGACCGCGAGCTGAAGGACGTTTTCGCGATCCAGACAGAGATCGCGACGCGCATCGCGGACGCCCTGAAGGCGGCGCTCTCGCCCGCCGAGCGCGAACGCCTCGCGGCCGCGCCGACCGTGAACCTCACGGCGTACGACTACTACCTCCGCGGCCGAGACTACTATTACGAGTATCTGGGCGAGGCCAACGAGAACGCGATCGCGCTGTTCCGCAGGGCGATCGAGGTGGACCCTGGGTACGCGCTGGCGTGGGCGGGGCTTGGCGACGCGTTCGCGCAGCGCGCGCTGCGCTTCGGGATGGGCGCGGCGTGGCTGGACTCGGCCGAGGCCGTCGCGCGCAAGGCCATTGCCCTGGATGCGGCGGCGGCCGAGGGCCACAAGGCTTTGGGGCTGGTGTATCTGGTGCGCGGGTGGAGCCGCAAGGCGATCGAGGCGAACGAGCGCGCGCTGTCGCTCAATCCGGGCTACTGGGCGGCGATGGGGAATCTCGGATACGCGCAGATGCAGATCGGCAACATGGCCGATGCCGCGCGCGCGAGCTTCCGTAGCGTCTCGATCGAGCCCACGCTGGCGGAATCGCAGCTCACACCGGCGACGCTCTACCTCATGCTGGAGGACGACGGGCGCGCCGAGCCATGGCTGCGCCGCGCGCTCGAGCTCCAGCCGAATCATCCCGGCGCGAGAAACCTGCTGATCGAGCTCTATCTGCTGCGAGGGGATCTCGAGGCGGCAGCCGCAGCCGCGCAGGGCGCGACCGCAGGCAGCGGCCTGGATCCGGTGAACAGGGCAGCCGCTGCGAAGGTGGAGGTGTACGCCGGCCGCTATGACCGGGCCGTCACGCTGTTCGAGGGCGTGCCTTCCAGCGCCCTGGTCCTGCGGGACCAGAACTTCGGGCGCGGGAACGTGGCCGACTACGCCCTCGCGCTCATGAGGTCCGGTCGCGCGGCCGAGGCCCGGCGCTTGATCGACAAGCGCATGACCGACGTGCAGCGCGAGCGCGAGCAAGGCGCTGAGTCGCTCGTGGTGCCGCTGGAGCTGGCGGCGCTGCACGCGTTGCGCGGCGAGAAGGAGCACGCCCTGCGCGAGCTCGAGCGCGCCGCGCGGACCGGATTGGTCGCGCAGCGCATGCTGGCGCGCGATCCCGCGTTCGAAAGCCTGCGCGGCGAGCCGGAATTCCAAGGCATTCTCGCGGCGATGAAAACGCGCGCAGCCGCCGAGCGGCGCAGGATCCAGGCGCTGAGTCAAGGCTGATCGCCGGCTGGCATGATGTTCTGGCTGCACCTGCATCGTCGCCGGGCCCGCCCGCGGGCCTTGTCCGGGTGCGCGTCCGTCCCGAGTATTTGTCCCATCCTCGCCCCCTCCGAATAGCCAAAAGGAGCCCAATGATGGCGAAGCGTGCTTTCTCCGCCCTGGCCGCGCTGCTGGTGGTTGTGTGCGCTGCTCCCGCCGGTGCGCAACGGAGTCGGAGTCGACTCCGGGCGGCAAGGGTTGGATGCGCGAGCAGGGGGTGGAGCTGACTGCTGCCGTGCCCCTGGTGCTGGAGCGCAACGTCGACCGGACCTTCCTGAGGCCGTTCGTCGGGCTGAAGATCGAGGACAGGAAGCATTCGGCCGGACCCGCCATTGCCGGGACCGGCAGGTATCGCGGGGTACAGGCAGGCGTGGGCCTCTCCCGCAGCGCAGGGACGTGGCGCGATGTCGTGCCGCGTCGGGCGTTGGACATCCTGGCAGCCGCGGACTGGAGCAGCGAGCGGTTCCTGAGCAGCGAATTCGACGCCTGGCAGGTCAGCAGCCTTGCGAACCTCTTCGTACCCACGCCCGTGCGCCACCATCAGCTCCAGTTCCTGGGGATGTACCAGCAGCGACGAGGCGGCTTCGACCACGACTTTTTCGAGGCCGTGCCCTTCGGCTACGACGATGACCATCGGTCGCACCAACTCCGGCTGAGGGCTGCATACCACTTCCCGTTGGCCTATATCGAGTGGGCCACGCCCTTGCTGCCGCTATACCTCGACTACCTGGCCGGGACCGTGTTCTACGACTGGGGCACGGGCTGGGACCAGGGAGCGAGCTTCGCACGCTGGACTGACGGCCGCCGATACTCGACGGGCCTTCGACTCCTGCTGCGCTCGGGATTCATAAACCCTGGTCTTTTGACTCACCTCGGGGTGGCGTTGTATTACCATTCGGGAGACAGAGCCGTCCGGCTCGAGTCCCAGGCTGGGGTCGGTCGGTTGTTCTGATCGCTCCCCGAGAATGATGAGGCCGAACAAAACGGCGGCCGTGCCGAAAAACCATGCGTGGTTCTGGTAGTAGGCCGCACGCATAGATCCCAGAAGCCCCACTAGAAGCTGAGCATTCCGAGAACAAGCGTGACGACCCAGATCAGGTGCACGCGGGTCGCGGCGATAGCGAGGTGGGGTCTAAGATGTCTGGTCGGATTCGGCGCGGAGCGCCTGGACGCGCTCGGGGAGGTCCTCTCTGCCTGGAACGGCGGCAAATTCCTCCGCCCAGCGCTCCACGTAATCCCAGTCGATCTCCGGCCCCTTTCGCAGGACGACGCCGCGCGCATCCTCCACATCGCGCGGCCTGCCGGCGAAGAGCTTGTGGAGGATGAGGTCCTCCGCTGACGCGAAGGCGACCGGCACGCCCGCGAGGTCGACCGACACGGCGCGCCGGATAGCCTCGCTCTCATACGGTGTCGTGGAGAACACAAAATCGACCCTGATGCCACTGGCCTCGTCGGCGGCCGGTAGGACAAAGCTGCGCTGGACGAAGCGGGCGACGTCGTCGATCAGGGGGCTGAGACCTAGCGAGGCGCACACCTGTAGAATGTCCGGGGCGCGGTCGGGGCCTGCGCCGAGCGTGATGTCGATGTCGCGTGTCAGCCGCGGTTCACCATGCAGCAGTACGGCCTGGCCGCCAATCAGCATGTAGGGCAGTCCGCGGCGCCGCAGCTCGCTGGAAATGGCCGCGATCAGCCGCTCGAAATCAGGAGCGTCGGGGGAGACCATTCAGTACTCGCGCGAGCTCGAGGTCGGCGTCGAGCGCGCGGAGCCACGCGGTGGGAAATTCGGGATTCAGCCGCCGCGCCTCCATCCACAGAGCGGTGAAGTGCGCCAGGGCCGCGCGATAATCCAGGCCTGCCAGCACCTGCCGGGCGTACCGCCGATCGACATCAGCCAGCTCCTCGGTGTGTCGCAACATCGAACGCCTCCCGGTTGGCCGCTTCCGCTGGTCCCGCTATGGCAAGTTAGCCTGGGTCCGCTAATGACGGTAGGCTGAAGCGGACCGCCGGCACAGCAGGTGAGCGCGCGCTCGAGCATGCGCTCCACAGCGGCCAACCGAACCGGATCGGCAACCAGCTCGTCATAGGATACGTCGCCGAACTCGGCGAGACGGCCGAGCTCCTCTGTGATGAGCTGGAGCTTGCGCTCGACGAACTCAGGCCGCAGCATGCAGGCGTCGGCGGATCCAGGCCAGCTTCTTCTCGAACAAGCTGCGCTCCAGGGCGCGCAAATCCCCCGAGTCCATGAAGTCGCGAAATGCGAAGGCGCGGAACTCGAGGTGGTCGAGAGGGTCGCCCCAGAGCAGCAGGCCATCCCTGGCGATCTCCCACCGGAAGAGGGGGTTCGCATCCGCCAGGAATGCGAGATCCACCTGCGCATCGGGGAAGACGGACGCCAGCTCCGTGTGGCAATCCCACCAGCTCGCTCGACACGCGGGAGCGGTGAAAGAGATCGCGAGATCGATGTCGCTCTCCGGCAAGGGCGGCGGTTCGCGGGTTGCCCGGGACCCGAAGAGGATCACCCTGCGCAACCCCAGCCGCTTGCTCACCGCATCCAGCAGCGCTGCGTCGAACTCGATCTCCTGAGCGACGAGACTCATGGTTCCAAATGAGCGACGAGACTCATGGTTCCAAATGATAGCGGAGCGCAAGACGCCGCGAAACGGTGCGACGCCGTCACGAATCGCCGAAAGCCGTTCTACCGACGTCGGCCAAAAGGTTGAAGGGTGAATGCCCAGCGTGCGGGAGATTCAGCCCGCATCCTCCAGCTCGTCGCGGCGGCCCCGTAAGCAGCCCGGGCGAGC encodes:
- a CDS encoding type II toxin-antitoxin system HicB family antitoxin, encoding MQREFTAVFKKVPEGYVGFVEELPGANTQGATLEEARANLREAVQLVLDASRALIEEELGQTDIVREPLRIPAA
- a CDS encoding nucleotidyl transferase AbiEii/AbiGii toxin family protein, which codes for MVSPDAPDFERLIAAISSELRRRGLPYMLIGGQAVLLHGEPRLTRDIDITLGAGPDRAPDILQVCASLGLSPLIDDVARFVQRSFVLPAADEASGIRVDFVFSTTPYESEAIRRAVSVDLAGVPVAFASAEDLILHKLFAGRPRDVEDARGVVLRKGPEIDWDYVERWAEEFAAVPGREDLPERVQALRAESDQTS
- a CDS encoding nucleotidyltransferase domain-containing protein, translated to MSLVAQEIEFDAALLDAVSKRLGLRRVILFGSRATREPPPLPESDIDLAISFTAPACRASWWDCHTELASVFPDAQVDLAFLADANPLFRWEIARDGLLLWGDPLDHLEFRAFAFRDFMDSGDLRALERSLFEKKLAWIRRRLHAAA
- a CDS encoding tetratricopeptide repeat protein; this encodes MSSLWDRMRERKLVQWTVAYLAAAWMLLQVADLLGEQFGWPVAVLRALTLALAGGLPLAIVVAWYHGEKGQQRVSGPELVIIATLLVIAGAAMTLVTGRRRAAAPLDHSSVAVLPFENLSADRENEYFSDGVTEDIITQLSKIGGLRVIGRTSVMAYKGKQIRLRAVGQELGVAHVLEGSVRRIGNRVRITAQLVNAATEGHLWAETFDRELKDVFAIQTEIATRIADALKAALSPAERERLAAAPTVNLTAYDYYLRGRDYYYEYLGEANENAIALFRRAIEVDPGYALAWAGLGDAFAQRALRFGMGAAWLDSAEAVARKAIALDAAAAEGHKALGLVYLVRGWSRKAIEANERALSLNPGYWAAMGNLGYAQMQIGNMADAARASFRSVSIEPTLAESQLTPATLYLMLEDDGRAEPWLRRALELQPNHPGARNLLIELYLLRGDLEAAAAAAQGATAGSGLDPVNRAAAAKVEVYAGRYDRAVTLFEGVPSSALVLRDQNFGRGNVADYALALMRSGRAAEARRLIDKRMTDVQREREQGAESLVVPLELAALHALRGEKEHALRELERAARTGLVAQRMLARDPAFESLRGEPEFQGILAAMKTRAAAERRRIQALSQG